The Nicotiana tabacum cultivar K326 chromosome 14, ASM71507v2, whole genome shotgun sequence genome contains a region encoding:
- the LOC142168802 gene encoding uncharacterized protein LOC142168802 has protein sequence MAPKENRKDPAWAYSERVCETNKMAIRCLFCDKISNGGIYRQKAHLIGGDPNVASCPKVPSHVKEDLKAFLHKKRELKTQLIHEQELYNLDDDDETEEGDDASSLPPKSQKRGRMQPMSSSCGSTGKTKGPMDCYFSQKSGDKEGKSGNPQIDAKAILRDRVVTMFARWMYDASLPFNCVNYTDTFSAFIQAIGQYGPGMKPPTYHEVRGPYLKKRGGRGEQNRGGAQSRMEQGSLFLESVDARNSSTDSTKIYSLFKSTIDSIGAKNVVQVVTDNASENAIRVHSYIVQRPLLLNMMKRFTKQRSLVKPAKTRFATAFLTLHRMYEQKSNLKKLFVSDEYTNSAYGREARGRESADIILSPSFWNNVVHALKIGGPLVKVLRLVDGEQRPHMGYLYEAMDRAKEAIQASFSDQRIYKRVFEIIDKRWDSKLHSPLHAAELVLNPELFYDNEERILGDEPLWNGYYECIEKLIPEESVQDKIT, from the exons ATGGCGCCAAAAGAAAATAGGAAAGATCCGGCTTGGGCTTACTCTGAAAGAGTTTGCGAGACCAACAAGATGGCAATTAGATGTCTTTTTTGTGACAAGATTTCAAATGGAGGAATCTATCGTCAAAAAGCGCATCTAATCGGCGGTGATCCAAATGTCGCATCTTGTCCTAAAGTTCCGTCGCATGTGAAGGAAGATTTGAAAGCATTCCTTCATAAAAAGAGAGAGTTAAAGACTCAACTGATTCATGAACAAGAACTGTATAATCTTGATGACGATGATGAAACAGAAGAAGGTGACGATGCTTCGTCGCTTCCACCAAAATCACAAAAGCGGGGAAGGATGCAACCAATGTCTTCTAGTTGTGGATCTACTGGCAAGACCAAAGGTCCTATGGATTGTTACTTCTCGCAAAAATCTGGAGATAAGGAAGGAAAAAGTGGTAATCCTCAAATTGATGCCAAAGCGATTTTGAGGGATCGTGTAGTTACAATGTTTGCACGGTGGATGTATGATGCAAGTCTTCCttttaattgtgttaattataCTGACACTTTTTCTGCTTTTATTCAGGCTATAGGCCAATATGGTCCAGGAATGAAGCCTCCAACTTATCATGAAGTTAGAGGGCCATATCTAAAAAAAAGAGGTGGAAGAGGAGAACAAAATCGTGGAGGAGCACAAAGTAGAATGGAACAA GGAAGCCTGTTTCTTGAGTCTGTTGATGCAAGAAACTCTTCGACTGATTCAACCAAAATATACTCCTTGTTCAAGAGTACAATAGACTCTATTGGAGCAAAAAATGTTGTTCAAGTTGTCACGGACAACGCCAGTGAAAAT GCAATTAGAGTGCATTCCTATATTGTTCAAAGgcctttgttattgaatatgatGAAGAGATTCACTAAACAAAGAAGCTTGGTGAAACCCGCAAAGACAAGATTTGCTACTGCTTTCTTGACTTTGCATAGGATGTATGAGCAAAAAAGCAATTTGAAGAAGTTGTTTGTTTCAGATGAGTACACTAACAGTGCCTATGGAAGGGAAGCTCGAGGGAGAGAATCTGCAGATATTATACTTTCTCCTTCATTCTGGAACAATgtggttcatgcattgaagattggtGGTCCTTTAGTTAAAGTGCTTCGTTTGGTGGATGGGGAGCAAAGGCCACACATGGGCTACCTGTACGAAGCAATGGATAGGGCAAAGGAGGCTATTCAAGCCTCTTTTAGTGATCaaagaatatacaaaagagtCTTTGAGATCATAGATAAAAGGTGGGATAGTAAGCTTCATAGCCCTTTGCATGCAGCTGAACTTGTTTTGAACCCGGAACTGTTTTATGACAATGAAGAGAGGATTCTAGGAGATGAACCTTTGTGGAATGGATACTATGAATGTATTGAGAAGTTGATACCTGAAGAATCCGTGCAAGATAAAATAACATAG